In Larimichthys crocea isolate SSNF chromosome VII, L_crocea_2.0, whole genome shotgun sequence, the genomic stretch GTGTACGCCCGCGGTACCGACTACGACATGGACTTCACCCTGCTGGTACCGGCGCTGAAGCTCCATGACCGCAACCAGCCGGTGACCCTGGACATGAGGCACTCGGCGCTGGGCCACTCGTGGCTCAGCCTCCGCCTCTTCGACGAGGGCACCATCAACAAGTGGAAGGACTGCTGCACCATCGTCGACCACATCAGCGGCACCACAAACTACTTCTTCTCTCCGACGCTGGTGGCCGACTGGTTCTACCAGTCCATCTCGCTGGTGCTGCTGGAGGTGCAGAAGAAGCCGCAGAGAGGCATGCCGAGGGTGGAGAAGGTGGAGCGTAACGGCACCGTCATCTCCGTCATCCTGGGTGTGGGCAGCAGCCGCATGCTGTACGACATCGTCCCTGTGGTGTCGTTCAAAGGCTGGCCAGCCGTCGCTCAGAGCTGGCTGATGGAGAACCACTTCTGGGACGGGAAGAtcacggaggaggaggtgatcaGCGGCTTCTACCTCGTCCCCGCCTGCTCCTTCAAAGGCCGCAAGGAGAACGAGTGGCGGCTGTCGTTCGCCCGCAGCGAGGTGCAGCTGAAGAAGTGCATCTCGTCCAGCCTGATGCAGGCGTACCAGGCGTGCAAGGCCATCATCATCAAGCTGCTGTCGCGGCCCAAAGCCATCAGCCCGTACCACCTCCGCAGCATCATGCTGTGGGCCTGCGACCGCCTCCCCGCCAACTACCTGTCGCAGGACGACTTCTCCGCCCACTTCCTGCTGGGTTTGATCGACGACCTGCAGCACTGCCTCATCAACAAGATGTGCCCGAACTACTTCATCCCACAGTGCAACATGCTGGAGCACCTGTTGGACGAGACCGCCATGCTGCACGCCCGCAAACTGTCCTCGGTGCGTTCCGACCCGGCCGAGCACCTCCGCACCACCATCGAGCACGCCAAGGCCGCCAACCGGCTCACGGTGGACCTGCAGTGGCGAGGCAGCGCCAACAACCTGCCGTCACCGCAGTCGGACGCCGGCGGCGAGAACCAGCCGGACGACCGGCTCGccaagaagctgcagcagctcgtCACAGAGAACCCGGGCAAGTCCATCTCCGTGTTCATCAACCCGGACGACGTGACGAGGCCGCACTTCCGCATCGACGACAAGTTCTTCTGAGacacctcctgctcctcctcctcctcctcctcctcctcctctcacctcctctgaaacttcttttgtacattttttatgtttccgAGTGACGTGAGGTGATCGTCGTCATGTCTgccgtttttttatttttgtttatttttctacttcctcctgctcctgctcctcctcctcctcctcttcctcctcctgctccttcttctgctcttcctcctcctcctgctcctcctgctcctcctcctctcactgtgtGCCCTGTGTTTTACCTGCTGAAGCCTTTTCTCTGATCCCAGCAGGTCGTTTTTAAACTGAACGTTGACACTAAATCCACCTGAAGACCAAACTCTGATCGTCACAAGGGCGAAGTCCTAAAAACATCCAGTccggtctggtctggtctggtccaGTCTGGTCTGGTCCGGTTCAggtttctgaatgtttttctactttctaaCGAGACGTCATGATTAAAGATTAATTGAATTAATAATTGTTAAATGATTCATCaggatttattcatttaaaaatgtttttcagacaaacatgaaatcaaatgaaGATTTAAGACGATGAAAACAAATGacgttaaataaataaaacacatttaaggTCCTTTTAGATATAAATCTCTGGACCAATCAGAACgaccctccacccccacctgAGGGTCTAAAGGTTAAACTTGGTTCGAGCCGCTGCGGCGCGTTTAGTGCCCGAAGTGACGGAAACGTTGTTTCAGCGTCTCTGAGGTTAGACCATGACGAGTTCTCAAGGAAGCTGGTGGAGGGTCGAGGTGACGAGTCCGTAACGAGTCCGTAACGAGTTATTAACGACAGTCAGAACCAGAACTTCAACATGTGGCCAAAGTTCTCAAACATTTCAGTCTCACTGAACCCTCTCAGACCTCGTTAGATCGGACCAGACCAGATGTTGCGTTTAAAGTCTCCAACAggactgaagctgacagagtTCAGTCTGAAGGTGGTCTGAAtgtcttgatgatgatgatgatgatgatgatgatgatgatgatgaaggtacTAACGTCTTAGTCACTGTAAAtaaactgaacactgacagtagacaggaagtgacatcgACAGACTGACGAGGACTTCCTCTGATTTTGCACAGAATGTAGAAAAACACTTTGGACGGACGGCGAGCTCGTTGTCGTAATGACGTCACGTGACATCACGTGACCCCGCTGACGGTGGTCGCGCCGCACGCCGTAAACGTGGACACTGCAGTGATACCTCATCACAGGCTCAACCAATCAGAGTGCAGCATCACCTCCACAGTTCGACACTCAGGTTCACCTGCTGCACCACGACCACcgtcacaggaagtgacatcacttattccactttcactttgtttgtttttttttatcagaaggGATCGGCCCGACCCGTCGATGGTCCGACTCGTTCAGAACGACTCAGCTCGTCTGAGGATCATTAACAAAcattgatcagctgatcaacTGATCGCCGTAACGACAGATCACAACACAGGAAGTCCATCTGCTCACCTGCACAGGTACAAGGTTCGGTCCATGCCACGGTGACCCGGGTTTGAGTCCAACCCgtcttcactgtctgtctctgtgttctgaTCCGGTCTGTTCTGAAGAGTcgacacgttttttttttttttttttttcttcaaacatttccagaaaaaagccaaaaactcCTGAAAAATATCTGAACGGTGACGAGACCACGTCACCCTCAAGTGCAattagtgacacacacacacacacacacacacacacacacacacacacagtgtagcaTTCACACACTACAgctccataaacacacactgacacactcagAGGGTTACACACCATCAAAGtgccacacacactcctgctctgTGGAAATGTAATCAGTGTGTTCTCCTGAGCgccatgacctttgaccttgtgtTTGTCCTGACCCTTTGAACTGTGACCTTTGAGTTTGCTGCTCCGCCTCCTGATTTCTTGATGCAGCGTTGACGTGTCGATGCTCCGACCTTCAGGcggcagctcctcctcctcctgctcctcctgctcctcctcataaAACTGTTCGTCTGTCCTCAGTGACCTCAAGTCTGAAATACGCTGGGcgggtcgttgaggtcacctgtgggtcgttgaggtcacctgtgggtcgctgaggtcacctgtgggtcgctgaggtcacctgtgggtcgttagctgagcagtcagaggacatcagagggaaaagcgACAGATATATTGTGTCTacaatctgatccagtttgaataaagttctgaagttGTGGTTCTGTTCAGTAATCAGTGacagactggatcaaacaggacTGTCGTTAATTAGTGAGTCAGTCAGGTGACGTAGGTAAATTAAGGTGTCGTCTGCATCAAACCCTGCAGAGCTCAGATTAACGTATCAACATGTGACAGTGAACGCAGCGCTCAGAGTCCGGCTCTGCCGCAGCTCGTTCAGATTCAGGACGCcgtgacgacgatgatgatgatgacgacgacgacgatgatgatgatgaggaagctgcagacagacagaagcagcagtgctgaggtggagcaggtggagcaggtggagcagctgtCGTCTGAGCGTCTGTCCCTGCTGTAAATAACACTTGATTAAATAACTCAAACTCTTTCTGTGTGTCCTTCTCAGCCTCCGTACACTTCTTTCAgcttcagccaatcacaggcctCCGTTCATGAGGCACACCCTGTTACAGCTCAATCAccccgccaaaataaaacaccaaacttACAGAGTCATTTTATTGTGACGGGTCAGACTGATTcaaaagtttgaaactttttctctgtcctgcatcctcgtctcctcctctcttcttctgtggtgtcagcttcctgtttcctcttcttgtctcctctccttgtctcctctccttgtttcctctccttgtctcctctctccttgtctcctctcccccccttgtctctcctcctctcctctcctccccttgtctcctctctcctccccttgtctctcctcctctcctctcctcctctcctctcctctccttgtctcctctccttgtcccctctccttgtttcctctcctcccattgtctcctctccttgtctcctctcctccccttgtctcctctctcctcttctccccttgtttcctctcctctccttgtctcctctcctcgtctcctctcctcgcctcctctccttgtctcctctcatctccttgtcccctctccttgtttcctctcctctccttgtctcatCTCCTccccttgtctcctctctcctctccttgtctctcctcctctcctctcctccccttgtctcctctcctctccttgtctcctgtctcctctccttgttttctctctctcctctccttttgtctcctctctttgtttcctctccccgtctcctctccttgtctcctctctcctctccttgtttcctttcgtctcctctccttgtctcctctctccttgtttcctctcctctccttgtctcctctcctctctccttgtctcctctccccccccctttgtctctcctcctctcctctcctccccttgtctcctctctcctctccttgtctctcctctctcctctcctctgtttgtctcctctctctcctcctctcctctcctctccttgtctctcctcctctcctctccttgtctcctctccttgtctcctctcctcctctcctctccttgtctcctctcctctccttgtctcctctctcctcctctcctctccttgtctcctctctcctcctctcctctcctccccttgtctctcctcctctcctctccttgtctcctctcctctccttgtctcctctctcctcctctcctctccttgtctcctctctcctcctctcctctcctccccttgtctctcctcctctcctctccggtGTCAGCGTCCTGTtgtctctccacctgtctcctccacctgtcctctctctccgtctccgtcTTCCCGCTGTGTTTTGCACGCGCTCACTTGTTCCCCGCCACGTTCAGAGCGGTCGCCGTGCCAACAGGAAACCATCCCTTCTCCaaatagaaacacagagaggcgGGTCAGGTGACCGCACAGGTGGACTCACCTGGACtacagtgatgatgtcatcctcaCAGGTCaggatgatgatgtcatcctgacCTGTTACACACCTGATGACCTCACAGTCTCACTCTGTGTATGTCGTTAATATCTGAGCTAACGCGGAGCTAAGCGTTGATAGCTTTGTTTGTAAGTGCTAAGTTAGTTAGCGTCATGGATGCTAACTGTAactaaagctaagctaacggtTAGCAGGCTGGCTGTGCGGTGTGGGTCAACATGAAGCTAACGTAGGAACCCTACAGaacgttacgttaacgttaTATTAACgttattttaaatatgattgTAGTTTATGTTCCAGCTGGTttggagctagtgctaatgtagctagTTTATGTTCCAGCTGGTttggagctagtgctaatgtagctaactgctaacattagctcatgttaacatgagctaatgttaacattagctcatgttgagctaatgttaacattagctcatgttaacatgagctaatgttaacatgagctaatgttaacattagctcatgCTAAATGTAAAGCTTGATAAGTATTGAAGCGCTATCTGTGGTTAGCTCGTGTGGCTATCTGTGGTTAGCTCGTGtagctaactgtggttagcttgtgtagctaactgtggttagcttgTGTAGTTAGCTTGTGTAGTTAGCTTGTGTggctaactgtggttagcttgTGTAGCTATCTGTGGTTAGCTTGTGTAGTTAGCTTGTGTGGCTATCTGTGGTTAGCTTGTGtagctaactgtggttagcttgTGTGGCTATCTGTGGTTAGCTTATGTAGCTATCTGTGGTTAGCTTGTATAGTTAGCTTGTGTggctaactgtggttagcttgTGTGGCTATCTGTGGTTAGCTTGTGTAGTATCTGTGGTTAGCTTGTGTAGTATCTGTGGTTAGCTTGTGTGGTATCTGTAGTTAGCTTGTGTGGTATCTGTGGTTAGCTTGTGTAGCTATCTGTGGTTAGCTTGTGTAGCTATCTGTGGTTAGCTTGTGTGGTATCTGTGGTTAGCTTGTGTAGCTATCTGTGGTTAGCTTGTGTAGCTATCTGTGGTTAGCTTGTGTGGCTATCTATGGTTAGCTTGTGTggctaactgtggttagcttgTGTAGTATCTGTGGTTAGCTTATGTAGCTATCTGTGGTTAGCTTGTGTGGCTATCTGTGGTTAGCTTATGTAGCTATCTGTGGTTAGCTTGTGTGGCTATCTGTGGTTAGCATGTGTggctaactgtggttagcttgTGAGTGCTCTGTGACGGTGGTCGCGGGTTCGATTCCCGCTCTGCGCAGTGGAGTCACGCCCCCTCAGGTTGGGTTCCCGCCATCATCACACCGTGTCACCTTAAAAACTCCTCCGGCGGTGACGTCACGTGGGCTGCAGCAACACGGCGCGagctcacacagagagagaggagcgcgCGGACACAGCACAGGTGAAGGCACGAGCGCTGAACGTCCGCAGGAGAACCAgcgaagaagaaggaggagagccCGCGTTCGgcttgtttcagtttttctctgcGCAGGCGGCTCGGTTCCTCCCGGTTCCTCCcagtgcctcctcctcctcctcctcctcccgccgGTATCGATCCATCAGCGGCTGATCACCGATCTCATCCTCCGCGGCTCGACGCTTGTTGACTCCAGCAGCTGGTTCAGGGAGGGGAGTGGACCTGTGACTGAGAGGAGCACCGAGCCCAGCCGAACCGAACCGAGCCGAGCATACCGGACCGAACCGCAGCAGGGAGATGGAGGGCAAAGAGAAGGCACCGGCAGGTAGGAGGAAGTTTACCGACAGGCGGAGgcaggatggagggatgatggaggaagTTAGAGATgcggagggaggagagggggacagaggaggaggaggagaggaggagagggggacagaggaggaggaggagaggggggcagaggaggagaggggacagaggagggagaggaggagagttgtacagatgaggaaggagaggggcAGAGGtatgaggagggaggagaggggaaacagaaggaggaggaggaagggggacagagggagagagagggggacaaggaggaggaggagagggggacagaggaggtggatggattgatggaggTGGATGGAGTTGATTATGTTGGGAACAGGTTCCACTGCATAAATGAATGCAGCTGGAGCTGACTTGAGGTTTT encodes the following:
- the LOC104933380 gene encoding protein MB21D2, with amino-acid sequence MSAPALSSRAGSAGSLGNSPTMAGGRLPHGGGGGGGVGPELDFRSAARMEDLNRLIQEFSKHDQREYDDQRALEIHTAKDFIFSMLGMVQKLDQKLPVANEYLLLSGGVREGVVDMDLDELSVYARGTDYDMDFTLLVPALKLHDRNQPVTLDMRHSALGHSWLSLRLFDEGTINKWKDCCTIVDHISGTTNYFFSPTLVADWFYQSISLVLLEVQKKPQRGMPRVEKVERNGTVISVILGVGSSRMLYDIVPVVSFKGWPAVAQSWLMENHFWDGKITEEEVISGFYLVPACSFKGRKENEWRLSFARSEVQLKKCISSSLMQAYQACKAIIIKLLSRPKAISPYHLRSIMLWACDRLPANYLSQDDFSAHFLLGLIDDLQHCLINKMCPNYFIPQCNMLEHLLDETAMLHARKLSSVRSDPAEHLRTTIEHAKAANRLTVDLQWRGSANNLPSPQSDAGGENQPDDRLAKKLQQLVTENPGKSISVFINPDDVTRPHFRIDDKFF